Part of the Sphingomonadaceae bacterium OTU29LAMAA1 genome, CTGCATAGACGGCGATCCCTGCGAAGGGCACGTGCACGCCGGCGTTGCTGCCCACGGTGATGATGCGGCCGCCGTTCGGAATGTGTTTCAGCGCAACCTGTGTGATGACGAAGACGCCGCGCACGTTGATGTTCAGCTGCAGGTCGATGTCCTCCAGCGGCTGCTCGGCGAACGAGCCCGCGCGCAGCACGCCGGCGTTGTTCACCAGGATGTCTAGGCCGCCGAGATCGGTTACCGTCCGTTCGACCGCGTTCCGACTGGCTTCCGGGCTGGCGGCATCTGCCTGAATGGCTACCGCGTTGCGCCCAAGCGCCTGCATCTTGGCAACGAGGGCCTCGGCCTTGCTCCCTGACTGCTCGTAAGTGACTGCGACGTCTGCGCCGTCCTCGGCCAGCTTCAGTGCAATAGCGGCGCCGATGCCACGTGCGGCGCCGGTGACGAGCGCACGTTTGCCGGCGAGAGGAGTGGAATACATGTTACTGCTCCTTGCGGGAAATTCGATCGTCTAGATGGATGGCGGGAAGTGGCTGCGCCGTTCCGGCGCAGCTCCATCTTCTGCCGCCCGTTCGGCGGGTTCCGAGAAGGCTCGCTCAGGCTGGAGAGCCGATAACCCTCGACACGCTGGCGTCCGTGAAACAAGGGACGTCAGCCATTACCGTCGCCGTCTCGGGAGAGGCGAGCGCAGCATGAATCGCGGCCTCATCGCGAAACCTGTAGATGCCTATCGAGACATCCCTTGCGTCGGTTTCGCGCGGGAAGAACGCTGAGGCGCTTTCCAAGCCATATCGCCGCCAACATTCCAGGGCGAGTGGCAGGTGAACGTCGACGTAATGATCGCGGTAGAAGAATGACCCGCCACTGCAGGTCACCATCATGATTGCTTGTGCCATGCCAACCATGTGGGCTGAACAGCATCGATCATAAACTTACGAAAGTGCACGGTGGCTGTTCGCTTTCGTGCCGCGCTCCTGCGCGGAATAGCGCTGTAGTACGGGCCAGTTGGTGCTTAAGCTGGATCATACCCGACGTGGCGCCATCGTTGCGTCCGTTGTCGGAAGCGCGACGCCAGCCAAGCTCACGGACGCCACCCGGAACTGGTAAGCGTCACTCAAAGTACGCGCTCAGAGCTGGGCCGCGCTGATCTCGTATAGCTGCGCTGCCGGAGCGCTCGCGGCAGCTTCGAGACCCAGCGCTTCGGGTACGAGCTGATCGAGATAGAAGTCGACGAGCGCCTTCTTGGTCGCGCTTGCCGAGTGGGACGCCGCCTCACGCGACAGGAGCCAGCCGCTGGTGGCGACCGAGAGCATCGTGAGAAAGGGATAGCTCGCCGCTAGTCGGTCGTCGGGGTTCGCGTCTTGCAGTCTATGGCCAACGGCCTCGCAGAGGGCGATCAGCTTGCCCAAGGCCGGGTGGTGCGCGCCGTTTCGCATGTCTACAATCAGCTTCTCGAACGCCGCTCCGTTCGAGAGGGCGAGCTTGCGCCCGACGAGATCTGCCGCCTGGATGCCGTTGGTCCCTTCATAGATCGGGGTGATCCGTGCGTCGCGAAAGAAGCGTGCCGCGCCCGTCTCCTCGATGAATCCCATTCCGCCATGCACCTGCACCCCGAGACTCGCGACCTCGTTGCCCAGATCGGTCGCGTGTGCCTTGGCAAGCGGAATCATGATCTCGAGCCGATCGTGCGCGTCCGCGTCGTGCTTGGCGCGCTCCACCTGCGCGCAGGCGTAGTAGACGAGCGCGCGGGCGGCATCCGTCTGTGCCCGCATCCGCATCAGCATGCGGCGCACGTCGGGGTGTTCGATGATCGCGCTCGGGGCGCCGGTGCGCACTCCCTGCATGCGCTCACGGGCATACGCCGCCGCCTTCTGCGTCGCCGCCTCCGCGACCTGCACGCCCTGCAGGCCGACGTTGAGGCGCGCGTTGTTCATCATCGTGAACATCGCGCGCATTCCACCGCCCTCCGGACCGATCAGCTCGCCGGTGCAATCGTCGTGGTCGCCGAACGACAGCACGCAGGTAGGCGAGGCGTGAAGCCCCAACTTGTGTTCGATGGACACCGTGCGCACGTCATTGCGGGTCCCGTTCGGGCGCACCTTCGGAACGAGGAAGAGCGAGATGCCCTTAGTGCCTTCGGGCGCATTCGGCGTGCGCGCGAGGACGAGGTGAATGATGTTCTCCGTCAGGTCGTGGTCGCCGAAACTGATGAAGATCTTGGTTCCCTTCACCCGCCACATGCCGTCATCCGCCAGCGTGGCCGTGCAGCGTAGCGCGCCGACGTCGCTGCCGGCCTGCGGTTCAGTGAGGTTCATGGTTCCAGTCCACTCGCCGGTCACGAGCTTCGGCAGGTAGGCCGCCTTCTGCGTCGGACTGCCGTGGTGCTGTAACGCTTCCACCGCGCCGATGGTCAGGATGGGCGCCAGCGCAAATCCCATATTGGCGCTTCCCAGCGTTTCCAGCACCGCTGCCTGCACCACGAACGGTAGTCCTTGTCCGCCTGCCCCCGCCGGTGCGCCGATGGTCCCCCAGCCGCCATCCACAAATGCCTTATACGCCGCTCGGTAGCCCTCAGGCATGACCACATCTGCGCCAATCAGCTGTGGACCGATGGTATCCCCGGCGTGCGAAAGCGGTGCCCACTCGCGGCTGGCCAACTGTGCGGCACCCTCCAGCACCGCGTCGAGCGTGTCTGCATCAACCCCAAGTTCGGCAATGCGGGCGACGTGGTCCAAAACGAAGCGTTGCTCGGCAATTGGAGCAGTATAGCTCATGATGTGCCCTCTAGGTTGGCAAGTACACGCGATTCCGATTGCGAGAGCAAATCGTGGATATCCTGTGCGCGGCAGACCTGTGCGATGCGCGGGAAGACGTCGTCTGCGCTGTTATCATGTGCGTGCGCGCTCATGTCGGTCATCGCATCCACCGGTAGCACCACGTCGAAGCCGAGTTCGTAAGCCTGCCTCGAGGTGGTCTCCACCCCCGCACTTGTAGCGATGCCCGCAATGACGACCTTGGTGACACCGAGGTCACGCAGGAGCCTTTCAAGGCCGGTGGCAGTGAACGCTCCCCAGCTGCGCTTGCTCAGCAGGTGGTCGCCGGCCTGCTGATCTAGCTCTGGAACGAGCTCGGCGAAGTCGACCGGCAGTTCGCCCAGCTCCAGCGGCCGATCGACACGGCCCGGCGGGATGCCAATGACGTTGACAAGTACGACCGGCAGCGAGTGCCTACGGAATGCTCGCGCAAGCGAGGCTGCGCGTTCAACCACATCCGCGGCTGGGTGGGCAGTGGGGAAACCGATGATGCCCTTCTGCAGATCGATGACGATGAGCGCCGCTTGACGGCCGATCGTGTGGACGGACATGAGCGGGACCCTTGAGTGCGGTTTGATGTCCTGCGCCGAAGATGCGCTACGACGCAGGACCAGGAGGTATCGGCTATCTCGCCGCTTGGCGGCGGGTCCCCTCAGGCGGCGGCCGCGTCGAGCTGCTCCTTGTGCACGTAGTGGGTCGGACGCTCGGGCAGGCTGAGGCCGTAGTCCTTGCGGCCGACATCCGCGATCTTCTCGTAGAACGCGCCGAAGCGTATCACTTCCATGTCGGGCATCGAGATGATCGTGCTCGAGATGCCTTGTGGATTGTAGTATTTCCCGAGGCCCAGATCGGTCTCCACATCTGCCACCGCACGGATCTCAGGCTCGATGCTCTCGAGCGAGAACTTGCTACCCTGCAACGAGACGTTGGCCGAGGAGCCCACGATCGGGACGAGCTCTTCGAGGCACATCGGCGCGAGTTCGTTGAGCAGCGGGCCGCCATTCATCAGCATGCTGAAAGTGCCGTTCTTGGTGGAGATGTCGCGGACCCACGGATCCATGGCCTGCATGTAGGGATGATCCATGCGCACCGGCGCCACGATGGTGAACGGCAGGTCGAGGTCCACCGCGACAGTTGAGATGAAGTCGCGCAGCTTGTCGTCGAGGATGTGCAGTTCCTTCGACATCGAAATGTTACCGAGCCCGCCGCACTTCTTGCCCGCTGCCCGGTTCTTTGCCGCCAGCGACCGCTCGATCGCCTCGCGGCTGCTGCCGCCGATCGAATAAGCGATGTCCAACGCGAGAATGGCGAGACCGCCATCCTTCACAGCGTCGAATACGCGCTTGGCTTCCGATTTGATGAAGGTCGGATCGACCGTCTTGTGCACCATTCTCCATCTCCCAATGCTGTTCAGCGTGTTTCGGGCGCTGTTACGTTCAGTGCCGCCGCTGTCCTGAGGGATGCACCTGCCGCGGCAGGTCGGCTAGTGAGCTGGATCGATAAGAGATATCGATGACGTAAATAGTGGAGACGTTCGGCTC contains:
- a CDS encoding EthD family reductase, translated to MAQAIMMVTCSGGSFFYRDHYVDVHLPLALECWRRYGLESASAFFPRETDARDVSIGIYRFRDEAAIHAALASPETATVMADVPCFTDASVSRVIGSPA
- a CDS encoding acyl-CoA dehydrogenase — translated: MSYTAPIAEQRFVLDHVARIAELGVDADTLDAVLEGAAQLASREWAPLSHAGDTIGPQLIGADVVMPEGYRAAYKAFVDGGWGTIGAPAGAGGQGLPFVVQAAVLETLGSANMGFALAPILTIGAVEALQHHGSPTQKAAYLPKLVTGEWTGTMNLTEPQAGSDVGALRCTATLADDGMWRVKGTKIFISFGDHDLTENIIHLVLARTPNAPEGTKGISLFLVPKVRPNGTRNDVRTVSIEHKLGLHASPTCVLSFGDHDDCTGELIGPEGGGMRAMFTMMNNARLNVGLQGVQVAEAATQKAAAYARERMQGVRTGAPSAIIEHPDVRRMLMRMRAQTDAARALVYYACAQVERAKHDADAHDRLEIMIPLAKAHATDLGNEVASLGVQVHGGMGFIEETGAARFFRDARITPIYEGTNGIQAADLVGRKLALSNGAAFEKLIVDMRNGAHHPALGKLIALCEAVGHRLQDANPDDRLAASYPFLTMLSVATSGWLLSREAASHSASATKKALVDFYLDQLVPEALGLEAAASAPAAQLYEISAAQL
- a CDS encoding SDR family oxidoreductase, with amino-acid sequence MYSTPLAGKRALVTGAARGIGAAIALKLAEDGADVAVTYEQSGSKAEALVAKMQALGRNAVAIQADAASPEASRNAVERTVTDLGGLDILVNNAGVLRAGSFAEQPLEDIDLQLNINVRGVFVITQVALKHIPNGGRIITVGSNAGVHVPFAGIAVYAATKSAMESFTRGLARELGPREITVNLVRPGPIDTDMNPANGPLAPAILPSLSIARYGKPREVAEAVAFLAGPGAAYVTGSGILVDGGIAA
- a CDS encoding cysteine hydrolase, which codes for MSVHTIGRQAALIVIDLQKGIIGFPTAHPAADVVERAASLARAFRRHSLPVVLVNVIGIPPGRVDRPLELGELPVDFAELVPELDQQAGDHLLSKRSWGAFTATGLERLLRDLGVTKVVIAGIATSAGVETTSRQAYELGFDVVLPVDAMTDMSAHAHDNSADDVFPRIAQVCRAQDIHDLLSQSESRVLANLEGTS